GTTTAAGGGGGGTCCAGGTATTCTTGACATGCTTTTGCTTGATTACAGCAATTGCAGTTGTCAAAAGTGGTTCTTGAAACAAAGAATTTCATTAAGTTTTAATGCCTAGTCATTAGAATAGAAGCTAACCAATTTTGGTTTGCAGCGGGTGCAGGCAGACTCGTATGTAGCTGGTAAACTGAAGGCCATTAGCACCTGGTTCAATACATTTCTCCCTACCTAGATGATGCTACACCCAATTATAGTATGGACTACCAAGCAGGGGCATACATTTGGTTTGACGAAATACCCACTTCATATTTTGAGCATCTCACTGTCTTGTTTGTCCCAGCAGTGAATTTAATTGTAAACTGAAGGGAACAAATGCTTTGAAAACATAAATGCATGGGTCAGTGAATACAGGCTCCCtggaagggtgggggggagcaTATTTTTATCTGCATATGGATAGTGTTTGGTACATTTAGTCCTTGTAGAGGAGAAATTAAATTGATGGGTACGCTAAAGTTTGATTCACAAGACAAGATGCTTATTTAGTGACCATTTaaccatcaaacattttgcactgcagccacacatTTGTATTGGATTCCAACATGAATCATTAACAAAACCGCTTGAGATGGACATTTTAACAAGGTCTGAATACTTGTATCCACAAAATAGTGCTCTGATTTTAAATCAGATCTGTGAGAATGAATTGAACATCaaactttacatttaaaaaattgtttaaTTCTTCGGTTGGGCTGCTTAGCAGCGATCTCGATCCCTAGTGCCTGTGAATCCATGATTTTGGTCTTCAGAATTAGGCAGCCCTCTCTGTTCAGTCTGCAGATATACACATCTAAAGACTGTTCTCTAACTTAACTGTGGTCCACGTTGGCTGTCCATATGAAATAGACTTCACGCCCAAGCTCAATGAGACAGTGCTTTGAAGCCCACCAATAGAGTAGAAACCCATTCAATGAACAACAAGTGAGCAAATGGACACCCTGCAGAATTCACTAGGCTGGCAATGTGAAGTGAATAAAATGATCCTCTTCAGTCTACTGGATCTCCTTGATTCCTTCACTCCAGGTGATTCTGCTAAGCACCATAGGCACAGTGAGTGCCTGTCCAAGCCTGCCTTGCTTCGGTACTGACGACCATGGGGTCACTGTCTGGGGAACACAATGTCGTAGGTCTGGTTGTAGTGTTCCACAAAGTGCACCTCTAGGCCCTCTGTGATGAAGTCTGGGAGGTCAGAGAAATCTTTCTTGTTCTCTGACGGCAGAATGATACAGGTCACGCCAGCTCGCTTTGCCTACAAAGGGAAAGACCGTATTAACAATATGTAgggtagtaaaaaaaaaaaagattccggAAAAGATTTGCATTAAACCCacaagcacaaaaaaaagaattatgtaAAAAGGTGTTGAAACAGGACGTGAAAAATGATGGGTATCAGAAGAAAACCCAGGGGTGGTTATATATCACTTGTCACCAAGTTATTTGCTAGTCATCACTGAATAACTCGCATCAATTTAACTGCAAAACTGGCCAGATCTATTTTCCTtattcaaatacaaaaatggGAAGTGTACAGATCCTACTGAGCCTATTTGTTTGTCATAGGAGGAGTGCTTCAATTAGAACAGATAGAAATGCATGGATTTGCCATCCCACTGACTCACAGCAATGGTCTTCTCCTTAATGCCGCCCACTGGTAGTATTTTGCCCGTTAGAGATATCTCCCCTGTCATGGCCACGTTCTGCCGTGCTGGGATGTTTTTggccagagagagcagagcggTAACGATGGTACACCCTGCACTGGGTCCGTCCTTAGGAGTGGCACCCTGAGGAGACAGtgatatcatcatcatcacatacTCGCATGAACAGAAAGGTGGTAAAGGTTGAGAAATACACATGCTGGgtctgaaaaaaaaggtaaaggttGAAAGAGTGATAAGGATTgatctcaaatgtgtttttcaaagtAACTAACAAACAACAGTGCAACCTCCATTCGTCGTACTGGAAATGAGGCAACATTTCTATGATCCCAAAAAAAAGttcaataattacattacattacattacattattggcatttggcagacgctcttatccagagcgacgtacagttgattagactaagcaggagacaatcctcccctggagcaatgcagggttaagggccttgctcaagggcccaacagctgtggggatcttattgtggctacaccgggattagagccatcgaccttgcgtgtcgcagtcatttaccttaaccactacgctacaggccggcccaATAATACAGAAAGCACCCGTGTTGCAGAAGCACACCCAAGTCACGTTCCTCACCTCAGGTAcgtgcaggtgcaggtgggaCGCCACCAGGAAGTCATTGTCCGGCTGCTCCTTCATGAGGAAGGAGCGGGCGAAGGTGTAGGCTATCTTGGCGCTCTCCTTCATCACGTCTCCCAGCTGCCCCGTGATCTCCAGCGAGCCCTCCCGCGGTTCGTCTTTCCGCGGCGGCTCCCGTGGGCGCCTCAGCAACGTCTCGATGAAAAGTGTGGTGCCGCCTGAGgaggataaaaaaagaaaaaagaaaaagcagagcTGTAATTTCACTGTAAAACCATACAACCAATATATCCTCAAACAAAGGAATGGCTGTTAATTTTGGAGGTGTTACCAGAACCACAAAAACTGTAATACTAAAACATGGGATTCAAAATGACTTCACCACATATAGGCCTTTCACACCGGCAAGGCTCCGTGCTGGTTGCCGAACCTAATTTTGAACCGGCCGGCGCgttcaaaccaaaaataaattggttcGGAACCTGAAAAGTTGGTTCTCAGCTGGAACCAAACAATAGTTGGTTTTTCCTTGTGAACCGTGACGTCATCAGTGGGAGTGTCATATTCCGCCTGCATTGTGCATTGAGCAATGCTCTCCGTTGATGATGGAGGGCGGTGGAACTTTGGTTCTGCTTAAACTAGAATGGACGTGGGCTGGTTCGGCAGAAAGCACCAAGGTTCTGAGACTCCAGAACGGAACCAGAGCCAGAACGAGAACCAAGTCTGTCTGAAAGCGGTAATAGTCTTGGATGTTTTCACACTGGTCTGTCACTTCCCATCTCCCACGAAGGTGGTAGTTTAGACATACAAATCACTGCATTTGCATAGTGCCCCACTTTACAGTAATGAGGGGGAGACTCGCCCCAACCACCACTattgtgtagcacccacctgggtgatgcatggctgccattttgcgccaTACACTAGCTGAGGTggaaagggagagaacaatgtttgcCAACTGAGTCAGTAAGATTATTAGGTCTCAGGCTGAAAGACCCAGGTtgggacactggggaaccccctagtctttgcaaagagtgttATGGGATTTTTAAcaaccacagtgagtcaggacctcggtttaaagTCTCATCCATTTGACTGATATCACAAAGAATGCTAAGTGCCATTCACTGATCCCTCACCCATAGCAGTCCATGCCAGGCCCATGACCACTCCAGGTGGTGTGACATCATACATCCTGTCCACAGTGAAGATGGGCTTCCCCACAAAGTCCTGGaggttgtcaggtgtgatctgCACGGAGCTCTCCTCACCGTTCACGATGCGGAATGCCACCTTTCTGAACACCTTTGAGGATGAGAAATAAACAACAGTGCGTTGTAAACATGTCCAGATGGTACCATTTAATTCAGCTGGATGTGGAAAGGTGTCATTTAGAATTCATGAGTATGAGGCTCATTCACATGAATGagatctggaaggttggtggttcaagccccagtgtagacacaataagatcagtgcagctgtcaggcccttgagcaaggcccttaacccaacattgctccaggggggactgactaatcaactgtttgggattaaagcatcagctaaaaataaatgtaaatgtaaagttcacactttacactgcactgtatgaagtatatatataaatatatatatatatatatatatatatatatatatatatatatatatatatatataaaagacaCATGCTGTTACAATAGTTTTTTCTTTCACAATGGAAAGATTCTGATTCTGTCAAGTATAATTATTCCCGTGGGGCTGTCCTGACCTTTTCCACTTGTTTCTGTAGGTTCCTGACACCACTCTCTCTACAGTACTGTCTGATGAGGACGTTCAAGGCCTCAGATGAAATGCTGGTCTTCTGGTCGTCCAGGCCACAGAGAATTTGCAGCTGAGGCACCAGATACCTCTGTCAGATAGATGAGTGAGGATGGGACAAATAAGTAACACGATACACCAAACTAATGTCTTAATAAAATGTcaacactgtacatacagtagagtAAATACAGTTAACAAAGGACATGCACATGCAACTAATATACGTGGACCAACAACTCCAGTATTTACCAATTAGAAATTGGTCTTCATACATTATGACATTTGCCATGATAAAATGTAAACTGTTTTTTTGTCTGtagagcagtgcatgctgggggtACAGTCCTATCCTCCGCAAGAGGGGCTTACCTCTGCAATGGCCAGTTTCTCCTGGGCCACATATCCAGACACATTTATCATCTCCATACGGTCCCTCAGAGGTTCTGGGATAGTGTCCGTCACGTTGGCAGTGCAGATGAAAAGGACCTGGAAAAGAACGGTTCCATtttgtgtgaggtcactgccaCAAACAGTGTCTGCGCTCATGGACGAATAGGGACTATGTGGACTACACACCTTGGACAAATCGACAGGCACGTCCAGGTAATGGTCGAGGAAGTTGGCATTCTGCTCTGGATCCAACAGCTCGAGCAGTGCCGATGAGGGGTCACCCTGGTAACCGCGACCTATCTTATCAACCTGAAAGACATACAGCCCACAGCTCTTCTCAGACTTCACACTTTTGGAAGATATTCCTGAGACCACTGCATTGAAATAATGAAACAGTATCCGATTGAAGGCTTTAACTCCATTAACACACAGGTGTcatgaaaatgacaataaattGAATCACAATAGCCATGTTAATCTTTGCCACTTTCATGTTATACATATTATAACCTAATGTCATTTACTTGATTTCACTCAACTTGTCTTTGCCATGTCTAATCCTATCAGGGCAAGTACATTTCTCTTGTGTCCTACCCTTCTGTGTACCAACAATTACCTCATCAATAAGGACCAGGGGGTTTTCAGTCTTGGTCTTCTTCAGACACTGAATGATCTTCCCTGGCATTGCACCAACATACGTTCGCCTGCACatcacaaagaaataaaatcaatactCTCAACTGATTCCTGATAGAATCTACATTGCCCCTCTTTTTGAGAGTGGTCATGAACTGATACACACCTGTGGCCCTTGATTTCGGCCACATCCGTCATGCCACCCACGCTGAAGCGGAAGTACTCCCGGTTTAGCGCTCGAGCGATGGAGCGAGCGATGCTGGTCTTTCCAACGCCAGGAGGCCCATAGAAGCACAGGATCTTGCCCTGAGTGGAGCCTCGCAATTGGCTCACTGCAATGAATTCCTGTGTGACAGGGAGATGTAGACTATCACTTGACCACTTTATCATTTCGATAAATTTTTCCACACATAAACAGATTtcaaaaaattacatttccctTAATGACTTCAAACTTATTGACTTCAATCCTGCATTCCTGTCTGAGAGGTACTGGCCAAGAGCTTAGCTTAAAGGTAAACAGAAACCATTTGGTATCGTTTCAGTTTGAGAAAAGGTAtgggtcaattgcagtgtgctcAGCTGGAGTTTAAACAGCAGGTTTAAACCTCTAGACCACAGATCTGCAAACCAACTGGAGCAGATATCCAAAGCTGTGGACTAAGATAAACTATTCCAGTTGAAATGCAGGTTTAAACCTGCAGCTTAAACTCCAGCTAATTACACTGCAATTGACCCAACAAGTCCAAAACCTGCTTACCAGGATGCGCTTTTTTACATCATCCATCCCATAATGATCTTCTTCCAACACCTCCTTTGCCCGGCCCAGCTCTAGGTTTTCCGCACTGTTTTTACCCCACGGCATGGAGGTCAGCCAGTCCAGGTAATTCCGTGTCACACTGTTAAAATTCAGGAGCCACCATGGAAGTCAGAAGGAAAGAAAGTAATATTATTAGAAAGTAATATCATACAGCTGGATGTGTACTTGGCGATCAAGTTTAAACGCGACCCAGTTCGCTTATACCCATGAGAACAGTAACAGACCTATTTGATGAAATAAATTCATCAAACACATAATAGAAATGCAGACTGGAAAGAatgggggcggcggggggggggctggggaggcCACTGACTTGAACTCTGAGGAGTGGTTGTCCAGTAGGCTGAGTTTGTTGAGCTCCTCGTTGATGACGTCCATGACATGCTGCGGCACCACACCCTCCTTCAGCCTCTCCCGGAACTTCTCCTCGATGGCGTCCTTGTCTTCCTTCTCCAGGCCCAGCTCCTTTTTGATGATCTTcagctgctcctgcaggagATACTTCCGGTGGGTCTGCTTGATCTTCTCTTCCACCTGAGGTGCGCAGGGACAACACAACATGGAGCACAGCCAACAAAACAGGTTGCCTTTCGTTGGTCCGTCACAAACAGTCCAGTAGAACGGGCCATTGCCATATCTTAAGATACCCATCAAGGCTCATTGAAGGCAAATCAGAAACAGCGACAGTCTGCACATACCTCTCTGCCCAGGCGTTGTTGCAGTTTACTGAGCTCGTATTCCTTCTTCAACAGAGAAAGCGCCTTATACAGCCGCTTGGGAATCTGCACAGTGGACAAAGTAGGAAGGACATTACGACTATGGCCTGTCCAAGATCCATACAGTGCACGCATATacaattattgtatttatttgtaattacaGTTGTGCAGTATAATAGCAGAAAAAGACGTGCTCAACTCAAAAACGTATTGAATTGCTTATGGGTTTTATCTGAGAATTAGCCCAGGGATTACACAGTGTAAAAAAGGAACATCCAGTACTCACAATATAGataatttaatgttttcagTTATAAATGTTTAATAGTCATAATGGTACCCCCGATTCACTCACGTTAGTCTCTTCCAGGACATCCTGCAGTTCGTGCGATTCTGCTCCAGTCAGTGCAGCTCCCATGTCACTCAGGTAGATGGGATTATCTACTACTCTCTGTCCAGCCTGCATCATCTGAAGAACGGACTCTCTGGAAATGTTCAAAAACAGTTACAGCGAGctcaaaaagtattggcacccctgacaaaaaaaaaccccaattctaaacaatatatttatagacaaactcgaaattccaacatgtgataaatactgtgctatattaatgtttcaatggaaccaacaaaaatcatttactgattaaattaaaaatcaatttcccccaaatcaatgtttcacaattattggcacccttaaagattattgtaaataacacctaccaaaattaaaccaggtattaaattccacttatttaagtttatctataggttaaggaactgtattgagtgattacatcacttcctctctcactagggtataaaaatgaggtaacacacatgcaatatcactttgtcatccaacaccatgaagaaaacaaaaaaatccacaaacaattgaatataccactgagcactgtcagatcaattataaaaaagttcaaaagatatggaactgttgaaaatctcatgggtagaggacgcaaactgcatcttgccccccaggatactgaggagaagcaggaggtgagagaagcaacaaaatccccaaggatcacagtgaaagaattgcaggccttggtggcatcttggggtcaccaggtttcaaaaagcaccatcagacgccacccccataaccacagcctcattggaagggttgccagaagaaagccttttctgtccacaagacacagaagaaagcgcttggagtttgccaaacttcatttacattatgactggaacaaggttctctggtcagatgagaccacaattaaatgttttggtcagatacagcatcggtatgtttggcgtaggaacagagatgcatacaaggagaagcacctcatacccacagtgaaatatggtggtgggtcagtgatgttttggggctgttttaattccagaggtccaggggcactggttaggagtaatggcataatgaattccaaaaagtatcaggcaattttggctgaaaatctggttccctcagccagaagtctgggacttggtcgtaggtggactttccaacaagacaatgacccaaaacacaactcaagatccacacagaaatggttctgtgacaacaaaatcaacgttctgcaatggccatctcagtcaccagacctcaatccaatcgaaaacctgtgggctgagttgaagaggtcagttgataagcacaaacccaagaacgtaaaggatcttgaaaggatatgcaaagaggaatggtccaaaatccctccaaatgtgttccttaatcttgtcaaaaattacaggaagaaaCTCCATGcagttatccttgccagaggtggttgcactaagtactaggtgaagggtgccaataattctgaaaccttgattttgttgaaatttattttttattaaatgattgttatgattttggttgtttccattgaaacattaataaagtacagtatttggcacatgttggtgtattacctttataattatatatatattttttttaagccttgtttgtgcattgctggtgaggggtgccaataattcttgagcccactgtatataaggCTTCCCATGTATAACTCAGGTTTTACCAGTTCATACATACTGTAAGGTAAAGTACAGgattgcattcattcattcattcattcattcattcgtcaACAATATTACCTGTAAAGCGGATTTAGGGCAATGATGTCACGAATGGTCTTGACAATTTCTGCAGTCAGAGCCTTGGGAGATAAGCAAAAACAAAGTATTATTTGGTTAACCCTGACTGTTCACAAAGTAAAAAGGAAGGTCAGAATCTGTGCCTTATATTTGTTTGCTGAAATGAAATTCAGACACCCTTCTTAAATGAAGAGTTATCATACACTGGAGGACCTACCTCAGaatgaaatacaaaacacaaaataacaaatca
The sequence above is a segment of the Conger conger chromosome 4, fConCon1.1, whole genome shotgun sequence genome. Coding sequences within it:
- the lonp1 gene encoding lon protease homolog, mitochondrial, encoding MATCMRMLGAWRQGCRDGAGSLFRKKPWALNTGTKHLLRSDLFATSEQLAARRLYTTKGTSHKLSVGSGRFGKIIASLTGARRLAYPSKWTKVSSVWAGVADIGCGNVSLCNQKRYLFGNRGSGGNSFSEDGEGSSASGGDEAGDGGDGGAAYASPQMTALTPMLVPEVFPNVPLIAVSRNPVFPRFIKIIEVKNKQLVDLLRRKVRLAQPYAGVFLKKDDANESDVVESLDDIYTTGTFVQIHEMQDLGDKLRMIVMGHRRINITKQLAVDLDEPPAGTQLEADSSKAPRRKPKRQRKEGSTLIDAMEERVQEAELVIESITPPSPEILMVEVDNVQHEDFQVTEEVKALTAEIVKTIRDIIALNPLYRESVLQMMQAGQRVVDNPIYLSDMGAALTGAESHELQDVLEETNIPKRLYKALSLLKKEYELSKLQQRLGREVEEKIKQTHRKYLLQEQLKIIKKELGLEKEDKDAIEEKFRERLKEGVVPQHVMDVINEELNKLSLLDNHSSEFNVTRNYLDWLTSMPWGKNSAENLELGRAKEVLEEDHYGMDDVKKRILEFIAVSQLRGSTQGKILCFYGPPGVGKTSIARSIARALNREYFRFSVGGMTDVAEIKGHRRTYVGAMPGKIIQCLKKTKTENPLVLIDEVDKIGRGYQGDPSSALLELLDPEQNANFLDHYLDVPVDLSKVLFICTANVTDTIPEPLRDRMEMINVSGYVAQEKLAIAERYLVPQLQILCGLDDQKTSISSEALNVLIRQYCRESGVRNLQKQVEKVFRKVAFRIVNGEESSVQITPDNLQDFVGKPIFTVDRMYDVTPPGVVMGLAWTAMGGTTLFIETLLRRPREPPRKDEPREGSLEITGQLGDVMKESAKIAYTFARSFLMKEQPDNDFLVASHLHLHVPEGATPKDGPSAGCTIVTALLSLAKNIPARQNVAMTGEISLTGKILPVGGIKEKTIAAKRAGVTCIILPSENKKDFSDLPDFITEGLEVHFVEHYNQTYDIVFPRQ